From the Bombus terrestris unplaced genomic scaffold, iyBomTerr1.2, whole genome shotgun sequence genome, one window contains:
- the LOC105666908 gene encoding uncharacterized protein LOC105666908 has protein sequence MDVLKEKFDCHRQICMRHWDLIFDYPEITKETPEAIDDLIETVKTTLLGTEPQKTDSLTSPPFEPLQHDLLVTAQVNILNNECQPFRCRALLNTGSSMNFVTERLANSLKLNQLKCSVPIGTLNTLSTTSKRYITATITSIDGTYERNLTFLMILTIASWVPNQPVDRSTIQIPGNLQLADPGFHRPAPIEILLSAGPTLASLCVGQLDISQANGPDLRLQKTRFGWVIGGSPTSQSLAYAFHASTTALQADLARFWEIDEGPPTAHISEAERQCEEHFRNHVQRTNEGRYVIALPFNETTLPLGSSKAMAMKRLTSLCRRFQRDKQFEADYHAVIEDYLELGHMTKITTDHCTDDGYFLPHHGVIKESSRTTKLRVVFDGSAPTTTEVSLNDVLHTGPKLQDDIFLILLRFRFHQYVITGDVEKMYRQFLVRPGDRKFQQILWRNSDGEVDTYQLNTVTFGLSAAPYLAIRCLKQLVDDEGHRYP, from the exons ATGGATGTTCTTAAGGAAAAATTCGACTGCCACCGTCAAATCTGCATGCGTCACTGGGACTTGATTTTCGACTATCCGGAGATAACTAAGGAAACACCCGAAGCTATAGACGATCTTATCGAGACAGTCAAG ACGACTCTGCTAGGGACCGAACCACAGAAAACGGACTCATTGACATCGCCTCCTTTTGAACCATTGCAGCACGACTTGTTAGTCACAGCGCAGGTCAACATCTTGAACAATGAATGTCAACCATTTCGTTGTAGAGCTCTGCTAAACACCGGCTCTAGCATGAACTTTGTCACCGAAAGGCTCGCTAACTCATTAAAACTCAATCAACTgaaatgttcggtcccaatcggaaCACTCAACACGTTATCGACGACCTCGAAACGCTACATCACGGCCACGATCACCTCCATTGACGGCACATACGAACGCAACTTGACGTTTCTAATGATACTGACTATCGCGTCTTGGGTCCCAAATCAACCCGTAGATCGCTCAACAATACAGATACCTGGGAATCTCCAATTAGCCGATCCAGGATTCCATAGACCTGCtccgatcgaaatattgttgagcgCCGGACCAACACTAGCATCACTCTGTGTCGGCCAACTTGATATCAGTCAAGCAAACGGGCCCGACTTGCGTCTGCAAAAAACGCGATTCGGATGggtcatcggggggagcccaaCCTCGCAATCATTAGCATACGCATTTCACGCCTCCACGACGGCTTTACAGGCGGACCTCGCCCGtttttgggaaatcgacgagggaccgCCCACCGCACACATTTCGGAAGCGGAACGACAGTGCGAGGAGCACTTTCGAAATCACGTTCAACGTACCAACGAAGGGCGATACGTTATCGCTCTCCCATTCAACGAAACAACTCTTCCGCTTGGATCCTCGAAAGCCATGGCAATGAAGCGACTCACTTCCCTCTGCCGTCGATTCCAACGAGACAAACAATTCGAAGCCGACTATCACGCCGTAATAGAAGACTACTTGGAATTAGGACATATGACGAAGATTACCACGGACCACTGCACGGACGACGGATATTTTCTGCCACATCACGGCGTGATCAAAGAATCCAGCCGGACCACAAAACTCCGAGTTGTGTTTGACGGATCTGCACCAACCACCACCGAAGTTTCATTAAACGACGTACTTCATACGGGACCGAAACTACAAGACGAcatatttcttatccttttaaGATTTCGTTTTCATCAGTACGTCATTACAGGCGATGTCgaaaagatgtatcgacaatttCTTGTGCGTCCAGGGGAtcggaaattccaacaaattttGTGGCGCAACTCTGATGGAGAAGTTGACACCTATCAACTTAACACAGTGACATTCGGGCTGTCAGCGGCCCCCTATCTAGCCATTCGGTGCCTCAAACAACTGGTAGACGACGAGGGACATCGATACCCATGA
- the LOC125387111 gene encoding uncharacterized protein LOC125387111 gives MHKDDGKNRVVEYYSKKTSSAESRYHSYDIETLAVVNAVKRYHHYLHGREFIVATNCNSMKVIVIPSNKLNLDDKVIQIVGLLRKFNFDVMYREGKHVDFHSRNSIYTTGKLSGQSDLKEYVIVLVDVFTKFVYLYHVRKIDYLGIIKALKSPIFFSAVLAG, from the coding sequence ATGCATAAGGATGACGGTAAAAACAGAGTGGTAGAATACTATAGCAAGAAAACTAGTTCCGCGGAATCTAGGTATCATTCATATGATATAGAGACGTTGGCAGTTGTAAACGCCGTTAAACGTTATCATCACTATTTACATGGACGAGAATTTATTGTTGCTACTAATTGTAATTCCATGAAGGTAATTGTAATACCtagtaataaattgaatttagaTGACAAAGTTATACAGATTGTGGGCTTacttagaaaatttaattttgacgtTATGTATCGAGAAGGAAAACACGTAGATTTCCATTCGCGGAATTCCATATACACAACAGGCAAGTTAAGTGGTCAGAGTGATTTGAAAGAATATGTTATTGTTTTGGTCGATGTTttcactaaatttgtatacctgtATCATGTTCGTAAAATAGATTATCTTGGTATCATCAAAGCGCTTAAGTCTCCGATATTTTTTTCGGCAGTACTTGCCGGATAA